The uncultured Desulfobulbus sp. genome window below encodes:
- a CDS encoding diacylglycerol kinase family protein — MRFGLLYFVCALLALIIAFKVHGALLLVLMGWIAVSFLLVSLAYFSNMPKVFRKKSNGRIPLWAKVAFIPFLLTIHLYNRWARAFDKVPSIQKIDPRLYIGDRLTAGDAEIISQQQIKAVLDLTAEFEALDWELFSQDVAYLNIPILDHSIPHISDVHRAVLWIHNQQQHNGPVLVNCALGRGRSALVVAAFLLSLPEKRDIAEVLEKLRSIRQTVRLNRRQLHFLRSLAIQEQLDTTPQAWIIANPVSGGGKWQQFRPELLAELSNHYRLHIHETSKDLSAKTLAARAVSTSAEAVIACGGDGTVSEVASQLIHTKIPLGIVAAGTTNALAHVLMGVKAKLLPVETACDSILENTTKEIDTAQCNGHLVLLLAGIGFEQRMIEMADREAKNEFGQLAYLHGFWQAIQNSQNLQVTLTVDEDAPFTITTNSLVVANAAPLTTILAQGKGSPNHLDGLLDVTWIDAEKTQGEHLSSLLELALSGVLDLPSGESIRHLHAKKISLAVEPKCNYVIDGEVFAPEDLEISINPRSLRVFC, encoded by the coding sequence ATGCGTTTTGGCCTTCTTTACTTCGTTTGTGCTCTCTTGGCGCTCATCATTGCTTTTAAGGTGCACGGTGCTCTGCTCCTTGTATTGATGGGCTGGATTGCGGTCTCTTTTCTCCTGGTAAGCCTGGCCTATTTTTCCAACATGCCGAAGGTCTTTCGCAAGAAAAGCAACGGCAGGATTCCATTATGGGCCAAAGTCGCCTTTATCCCCTTTCTACTCACCATCCATCTCTATAACCGCTGGGCCAGAGCCTTTGACAAGGTGCCCTCCATTCAAAAAATTGATCCGCGACTCTATATCGGTGATCGCCTGACAGCAGGTGATGCTGAAATTATCTCCCAACAACAGATAAAGGCCGTCCTTGATCTCACCGCTGAATTTGAGGCCTTGGACTGGGAGTTGTTCAGTCAGGATGTGGCGTATCTGAATATTCCCATTTTAGATCATTCCATCCCCCATATATCCGATGTCCACCGGGCCGTACTCTGGATACACAACCAACAGCAACACAACGGACCGGTTCTGGTGAACTGTGCCCTGGGCCGGGGTCGTTCCGCCCTGGTTGTCGCGGCCTTTCTTCTCAGCCTGCCTGAGAAGAGGGATATAGCGGAGGTGCTGGAAAAATTACGCTCTATCCGCCAGACGGTCCGCCTGAACAGACGACAATTGCATTTTTTACGTTCTCTTGCGATCCAAGAACAGTTGGACACTACCCCTCAGGCCTGGATCATAGCCAACCCTGTCTCCGGTGGAGGCAAGTGGCAGCAATTTCGCCCTGAGCTTCTTGCTGAACTCTCTAACCACTATCGCCTCCACATCCATGAGACCTCAAAAGATCTTTCTGCAAAAACACTTGCCGCACGTGCGGTCTCAACATCGGCGGAGGCAGTTATTGCCTGTGGTGGAGATGGAACTGTTTCAGAGGTGGCTTCCCAACTTATCCACACCAAGATCCCCTTGGGTATCGTTGCTGCGGGTACCACCAATGCTTTGGCCCATGTGCTCATGGGGGTGAAAGCCAAGCTCCTGCCTGTTGAGACAGCCTGTGACTCTATTCTCGAGAATACGACCAAAGAAATAGATACCGCACAGTGTAATGGGCATCTGGTCTTGTTGCTGGCGGGGATTGGCTTTGAACAGCGAATGATTGAAATGGCTGATCGAGAGGCAAAAAATGAGTTTGGCCAGTTGGCCTATCTTCACGGTTTCTGGCAGGCCATTCAAAACAGCCAGAATTTGCAGGTCACGCTCACGGTTGATGAAGACGCACCTTTTACCATCACCACGAACTCTCTGGTGGTGGCCAATGCAGCTCCCCTGACCACTATCCTCGCCCAGGGAAAAGGGAGCCCCAATCACCTCGACGGCCTGCTTGACGTTACCTGGATCGATGCGGAAAAAACACAGGGAGAACATTTGTCCAGCTTACTTGAACTCGCACTTTCAGGGGTTCTTGACCTGCCTTCGGGAGAGTCGATCAGACATCTGCACGCCAAAAAAATTAGCCTGGCTGTTGAACCAAAGTGCAACTATGTGATCGATGGCGAAGTATTTGCGCCTGAAGACCTGGAAATATCGATCAATCCAAGATCGCTACGCGTCTTTTGCTAA
- a CDS encoding HprK-related kinase B encodes MSEPSSKIFQPQPRAELIQTLTHDEAFGEPLLLTLGQWTMEIVCNSESMRQELVGYYAGLLDTPPVQSRRRVMVVDGPFQVCSQSLQQQDPVPGRKIKEEWLDIPGGRIVRKLKTGMVMIFGEEENLVVGPCLDYPNQVVNFINNRFIELKLNQGALLGHAAAVRLRGKGIAMAGFSGMGKSTLALHLMSAGGDFVSNDRLLIEGAGEGGLTMTGVAKWPRINPGTALHNPDLAGVMSPEETSRFRQLPQEELWQLEHKFDALIEQCFGPNRFQLGSTMEYLILLNWRFGGGPMVATQVDLERRRELLPAIMKNSGLFFIPRQGVPKNQPEEQYLGLLNRCQVLEISGGTDFDQAVQLIKNWIG; translated from the coding sequence ATGTCAGAGCCCAGCTCTAAAATATTCCAGCCGCAGCCCCGAGCTGAGCTGATCCAAACGCTTACCCACGACGAAGCCTTTGGCGAGCCATTGCTTTTGACTCTTGGCCAGTGGACCATGGAAATTGTCTGTAATTCTGAGTCAATGCGTCAGGAATTGGTGGGCTACTATGCGGGGCTGCTTGACACGCCTCCGGTCCAGAGTCGTCGGCGGGTTATGGTCGTTGATGGCCCCTTTCAAGTGTGTTCCCAGAGCCTACAGCAGCAGGATCCGGTTCCCGGGCGGAAAATCAAGGAAGAATGGCTGGATATCCCAGGTGGTCGTATAGTTCGTAAGCTGAAAACCGGCATGGTCATGATTTTTGGTGAGGAAGAGAACCTGGTGGTGGGCCCCTGTCTTGACTATCCCAATCAGGTCGTCAACTTCATCAATAATCGTTTCATTGAGCTGAAGCTCAACCAGGGGGCGCTTCTTGGACACGCTGCAGCGGTACGACTGCGAGGCAAAGGGATCGCCATGGCCGGGTTTTCAGGAATGGGAAAGTCAACCCTTGCCCTGCATCTCATGAGCGCGGGCGGAGATTTTGTCTCCAACGATCGTTTGCTGATCGAAGGGGCAGGTGAGGGCGGCCTTACAATGACCGGGGTGGCCAAATGGCCGCGGATCAATCCGGGGACAGCCTTGCACAACCCAGACCTTGCCGGAGTGATGAGCCCGGAGGAGACCAGTCGTTTCAGGCAACTGCCCCAAGAGGAGTTGTGGCAACTGGAACATAAATTCGATGCCCTCATCGAACAGTGTTTTGGTCCGAATCGTTTTCAGCTGGGCTCTACCATGGAATACCTCATTCTGTTGAACTGGCGTTTTGGCGGGGGGCCCATGGTGGCGACACAGGTTGACCTGGAAAGAAGAAGAGAGTTGCTTCCGGCGATCATGAAAAACAGCGGACTTTTTTTCATTCCCCGGCAAGGTGTGCCCAAAAATCAACCGGAGGAACAATATCTGGGGCTGCTGAACCGTTGCCAGGTGCTTGAGATCAGTGGTGGTACCGATTTTGATCAGGCCGTGCAGTTGATTAAAAACTGGATAGGGTAA
- a CDS encoding GAK system ATP-grasp enzyme, with product MKIGVVGIAEGWSSVRLADTVEEATGYRLLVELDKVRLELPSGRAWFEDTDLSTLDGLIIKKVGSHYSPQLLDRLELLRLLEMRGLPIFSAPSKILGVLNRISCTVSLQAGNIPMPPTTVTEDINAAVAAVEEYGEAVFKPLFSTKARGMCVIGAGADCREKIRAFHQNNPQMYIQQKIDLGDHDLGIVFLGGRYLTTYGRCRQKGAWNTTTASGGRYQAFDPEPEIIELARRAQALFGLDFTCVDVALTPQGPIVFEVSAFGGFRGILEARSIDAAKEYVRYVRAQL from the coding sequence ATGAAAATTGGTGTCGTTGGCATTGCCGAGGGCTGGTCATCGGTGCGTCTTGCCGATACTGTTGAAGAGGCAACCGGATACCGGCTGCTGGTTGAATTGGATAAGGTGCGCTTGGAGCTTCCGTCGGGGCGCGCCTGGTTTGAAGATACAGACCTTTCCACACTGGATGGGCTTATTATCAAAAAGGTCGGCAGTCATTACTCGCCCCAGCTCCTGGACCGGCTTGAGCTTCTTCGCCTCTTGGAAATGCGGGGGCTGCCCATTTTTTCTGCTCCTTCCAAAATTCTTGGGGTGCTTAACCGTATCAGTTGTACCGTTAGCCTGCAGGCGGGCAATATTCCCATGCCCCCCACCACGGTTACCGAGGATATCAATGCGGCCGTCGCTGCGGTAGAGGAATATGGCGAGGCGGTTTTTAAACCGCTTTTTTCCACCAAGGCACGGGGAATGTGCGTTATTGGTGCCGGTGCTGACTGCCGGGAGAAAATTCGTGCCTTTCACCAGAATAATCCCCAGATGTACATTCAGCAGAAGATTGATCTGGGCGATCATGATCTGGGCATCGTCTTTCTTGGCGGCAGATATCTGACGACCTATGGCCGGTGTCGCCAGAAAGGGGCCTGGAATACGACCACAGCTTCAGGCGGGCGCTACCAGGCTTTTGACCCGGAACCGGAAATTATCGAATTGGCCCGCAGGGCCCAGGCACTCTTTGGTCTGGACTTTACCTGTGTGGATGTGGCGCTTACTCCCCAAGGGCCCATAGTCTTTGAAGTTTCCGCCTTTGGTGGTTTTCGGGGGATTTTAGAGGCGCGATCAATCGATGCGGCCAAGGAGTATGTTCGCTATGTCAGAGCCCAGCTCTAA
- a CDS encoding NUDIX hydrolase, whose product MNGDLFMYCTELMGEELEDDQKRDGQRAGAYLAYEQVQISRVYYLNHPLYKELAHKLVKAMGCSSHKAQVLNDGDGLSLLVANTGNPILIVGSKKPLRGLVQENLSVVDSEQIKSGLIGLRHKGWKRGQQRWAVCARMQLPELPKLFAFPAPNGPERRKRPAYYYNQSAVVPYKQVGDELKILVIGSSKRKHLVVPKGIHEPGLSSQESAAKESFEEAGATGPVSRKPIGQYSYKKWGAECTVFVYAQRVEALTPEKKWEERHRGRQWMRPEQAAKKVKDPALGAMILRLEHFIQKERV is encoded by the coding sequence ATGAACGGTGATCTTTTTATGTACTGCACCGAGCTCATGGGAGAGGAACTCGAAGATGATCAGAAACGGGACGGTCAGCGGGCTGGAGCCTATCTGGCTTATGAGCAGGTGCAGATCTCCAGAGTTTATTATCTGAATCATCCTCTCTATAAAGAATTAGCGCATAAACTGGTCAAGGCCATGGGGTGCTCCAGCCACAAGGCGCAGGTGCTCAACGATGGTGATGGCCTGAGCCTGCTTGTTGCAAATACGGGCAATCCCATTCTGATTGTCGGTTCAAAAAAACCTTTGCGTGGGTTGGTTCAGGAGAATCTCAGCGTTGTCGATAGTGAGCAGATCAAGTCGGGATTGATTGGGCTGCGGCACAAGGGATGGAAAAGGGGACAACAGCGCTGGGCGGTCTGTGCTCGCATGCAGCTGCCTGAGTTACCCAAACTCTTTGCCTTTCCGGCACCTAACGGCCCGGAGCGGAGAAAGCGCCCTGCCTACTATTACAACCAGTCTGCAGTTGTTCCCTACAAGCAGGTGGGGGATGAACTCAAAATTTTGGTCATCGGCTCCAGTAAGCGTAAGCACTTGGTTGTTCCCAAGGGAATTCACGAACCCGGGCTGAGCTCCCAGGAGTCCGCAGCCAAAGAGTCGTTTGAAGAGGCTGGAGCTACCGGGCCGGTTTCAAGAAAGCCCATCGGTCAGTATTCCTATAAAAAATGGGGTGCTGAGTGCACCGTCTTTGTCTATGCCCAGCGGGTTGAGGCGCTGACCCCCGAAAAAAAATGGGAGGAGCGGCATCGGGGGCGGCAATGGATGCGCCCCGAGCAGGCGGCAAAAAAAGTCAAAGATCCAGCCCTGGGGGCCATGATCCTGCGTCTGGAGCATTTTATCCAAAAGGAGCGGGTATGA
- a CDS encoding PhoU domain-containing protein encodes MEPELQIRDNLHFLLMEVLGRLSATSRFLSSFDQRICRKVLERDGYIDNLCTTLENDCYALMFSHPEPGHHDIDRARATHTISTNLKQISDFASNIVRQVEYLLDRVLWLSFDASSLFQLIEQSLEQVAPSLEQGDIGQALSICHCEFEVDRLYIENFNRIMAELRRGKSTESYVTILFIFRYIERIGDSLLNIGEAILFSILGERIRIREFDALQQTLANSKIDIPLDHLQLRSYWGTRSGCNISKVADVPRDASRGAAHEAIFKTGNIHKIEKEKEKLDAWARVIPGLVPRVLTFYRQDAEKGALLTEFLQGNNLQEIVLGDDRELVLSSQRALHRLLGEQLWPGTKKSGATETSYMAQVMTRLESVHQVHSYLRKQQRLGDLAVDSTTTLVEKCLRIERLLPAPFSVFIHGDFNANNILYDQPLDKIFFIDVNRSGPADYVQDVSVFLVSNFRLPVFAESLREQINLTIGEMYQFAHTFAREQNDTTFAVRLTLALARSLYTSTRFQLNTDFVKEMVLRANFLLEKVIHFDEDKRNWQEFEFPEEVLYL; translated from the coding sequence ATGGAACCGGAATTACAGATCAGGGATAACCTGCACTTTCTCCTCATGGAGGTGCTGGGGCGGTTGTCTGCTACCTCCCGTTTCTTAAGCTCGTTTGATCAACGAATTTGCCGTAAGGTCCTGGAGCGTGACGGGTATATCGACAACCTCTGCACCACCCTTGAAAATGACTGCTATGCGCTGATGTTTTCCCACCCTGAGCCTGGTCATCACGATATCGATCGTGCTCGGGCAACCCATACCATCAGTACCAATCTCAAACAAATCAGCGATTTTGCCTCCAATATCGTGCGTCAGGTCGAGTACCTCCTTGATCGGGTGCTCTGGCTCAGTTTTGATGCCTCGTCGCTTTTTCAGCTCATCGAACAGAGCCTGGAGCAGGTGGCACCCTCTCTGGAACAAGGGGACATTGGCCAGGCCCTTTCCATCTGTCACTGTGAATTTGAGGTTGATCGGCTCTATATCGAGAATTTCAACCGAATCATGGCAGAGTTGCGGCGAGGCAAATCGACCGAATCCTACGTAACGATCCTCTTTATCTTTCGCTACATAGAGCGCATAGGCGATTCGCTTTTGAACATAGGCGAGGCCATTTTGTTCTCTATTCTTGGAGAGCGCATCCGCATCCGTGAGTTCGACGCTCTCCAGCAGACCCTGGCCAATTCCAAGATCGACATCCCCCTGGATCACCTGCAGCTTCGATCCTATTGGGGGACCCGCTCCGGCTGTAATATCAGCAAGGTCGCCGATGTTCCCCGCGATGCAAGCCGGGGGGCTGCCCATGAGGCGATCTTTAAAACAGGCAACATCCATAAAATAGAAAAGGAAAAAGAAAAACTTGATGCCTGGGCCAGGGTTATTCCCGGCCTTGTTCCCAGAGTTCTTACTTTTTACCGACAAGATGCCGAAAAAGGGGCCTTGTTGACCGAGTTCCTCCAGGGAAACAACCTGCAGGAAATTGTATTGGGGGATGATCGAGAGCTGGTGCTGAGTTCACAGCGGGCCTTGCACCGTCTTCTTGGTGAGCAGCTCTGGCCGGGGACCAAAAAATCGGGAGCGACCGAAACCTCCTACATGGCCCAGGTCATGACCCGGCTCGAGTCGGTGCATCAGGTGCACAGCTATCTGCGTAAACAGCAGCGGCTGGGCGATTTAGCCGTGGATTCAACCACGACCCTGGTGGAAAAATGTCTCCGTATCGAGCGGTTGCTCCCCGCTCCTTTTTCAGTGTTTATTCACGGAGATTTTAACGCCAACAACATCCTTTATGATCAGCCGCTGGATAAAATCTTCTTTATCGATGTCAACCGTTCCGGTCCTGCCGACTATGTACAGGATGTCTCTGTCTTTCTCGTTTCCAATTTCCGTTTACCGGTTTTTGCTGAATCCCTGCGGGAACAGATAAACCTGACCATTGGCGAGATGTATCAATTTGCGCATACTTTTGCCAGGGAGCAAAATGATACGACCTTTGCTGTTCGTTTAACCCTGGCCCTTGCCCGCTCTCTCTATACTTCGACGCGGTTTCAGCTCAACACCGATTTTGTCAAAGAGATGGTATTGCGGGCAAATTTTCTTTTGGAGAAGGTTATCCATTTTGATGAAGATAAACGAAACTGGCAGGAATTTGAATTTCCCGAAGAGGTGCTCTATCTATGA
- a CDS encoding amphi-Trp domain-containing protein — protein MAKQKFSYDSIQDVSSVRRYLKTLIRSIDEGKIALNSEEESIELHPKGLLHFSIEARKKGRKNKLTLELSWTDKKELRMDDETSKPVKKSS, from the coding sequence ATGGCAAAACAGAAATTTTCATACGATTCGATTCAGGATGTGAGCTCGGTTCGCCGCTACCTCAAAACCCTGATTCGCTCCATAGATGAGGGCAAGATTGCTCTCAACTCCGAAGAAGAAAGCATCGAACTCCATCCAAAGGGACTGCTGCATTTCTCCATAGAAGCCCGCAAAAAAGGAAGGAAGAACAAATTGACGCTTGAGCTGAGCTGGACGGATAAAAAAGAACTGCGCATGGATGATGAAACCTCCAAGCCCGTGAAAAAATCTTCCTGA
- a CDS encoding XTP/dITP diphosphatase, whose product MDSLIVLATSNKNKLKEMQELLKDFPVNIKSLADFGPMPEAVEDGETFDDNAYKKAFHYAKVLGVPCLADDSGLMVDALDGRPGVYSARYSGPEATDWSNCEKLLGEMKGKTNRSAHFVCVLSLATPGGPALTYEGQCDGELLEERRGESGFGYDPLFFFPALGKTFAELSMDEKSKVSHRGKALADFAAEFSKIQVWLRQRMEEIKPPKPDHSEFEHNDWSQERM is encoded by the coding sequence ATGGATAGTCTGATTGTGCTGGCCACCAGCAACAAAAATAAATTGAAGGAAATGCAGGAACTGCTCAAGGATTTTCCGGTCAATATCAAATCACTGGCTGATTTTGGTCCCATGCCCGAAGCGGTTGAAGACGGCGAGACCTTTGATGACAACGCCTATAAAAAAGCCTTTCATTATGCAAAGGTGCTGGGCGTTCCCTGTCTGGCCGATGATTCCGGCCTGATGGTCGATGCGCTGGACGGGCGGCCCGGCGTCTACTCTGCCCGTTATTCCGGACCTGAGGCAACAGACTGGTCCAACTGTGAAAAACTCCTGGGTGAGATGAAAGGGAAGACCAACCGCAGCGCTCATTTTGTCTGTGTCCTCTCCCTGGCAACGCCTGGTGGGCCGGCGCTGACCTACGAGGGCCAGTGTGATGGAGAACTACTGGAAGAACGGCGCGGAGAATCCGGTTTTGGCTATGACCCGCTCTTTTTCTTTCCTGCTCTGGGCAAAACCTTTGCCGAACTCTCCATGGATGAGAAGAGTAAGGTTAGCCACCGTGGCAAGGCCCTGGCCGATTTTGCCGCAGAATTCTCCAAAATACAGGTCTGGCTGCGCCAGCGTATGGAAGAGATCAAACCGCCCAAACCCGATCACAGTGAATTTGAGCATAATGACTGGTCTCAGGAGCGGATGTAA
- a CDS encoding epoxyqueuosine reductase QueH — protein sequence MRVLLHLCCGPCTIYPLQRLRAQGHEVSGVFYNPNIHPYQEFRRRIGAVNELAEAEKFPVEIEREYGLQEYLRQVVFHERERCPICYEMRLVHTAEMAAAQGFEGFTTTLLYSKYQNHRVLVERCEQLAHEHKLIFVYEDFREGWQEGIDRSIEMGLYRQPYCGCIYSEQERYDKRWKKRRKAEAAARAALQS from the coding sequence ATGCGGGTGCTCCTTCATCTCTGCTGCGGGCCCTGTACCATCTACCCGCTGCAACGGTTGCGTGCACAGGGGCATGAGGTTTCGGGGGTGTTTTACAACCCTAATATCCACCCCTATCAGGAGTTTCGCCGTCGTATAGGGGCGGTCAATGAGCTTGCGGAAGCAGAGAAGTTTCCGGTAGAGATTGAGCGGGAATACGGCCTCCAAGAATACCTACGCCAGGTGGTCTTTCACGAGCGGGAACGCTGCCCCATCTGCTACGAGATGCGGCTGGTGCACACCGCCGAGATGGCTGCCGCTCAAGGGTTTGAAGGCTTTACCACCACGCTGCTCTACTCAAAATACCAGAATCACAGGGTGTTGGTCGAACGCTGCGAACAGTTGGCACATGAGCATAAGCTGATCTTTGTTTACGAAGATTTCCGCGAAGGTTGGCAGGAAGGCATTGATCGCTCCATTGAAATGGGGTTATATCGTCAACCGTATTGCGGCTGTATCTACAGTGAGCAGGAACGCTATGACAAGCGCTGGAAAAAACGGCGAAAGGCCGAAGCAGCTGCCAGGGCTGCTCTTCAGAGCTAA
- a CDS encoding sigma 54-interacting transcriptional regulator encodes MGTPTIEQEQEFINLTCLYEITRHLASATSLKECLEKIVTTLSERKEMDNGTVTIINPGTGELEIEVAHGITAEAKRRGRYKLGEGITGKVVATGEPIIVPQIGEEPNFLNRTRTRGDERKKRSSFLCVPILASQQSIGALSIDREYSEGFGLQSENDLRFLTVVSSLIAETVQRIQRVNEEKEALRQENSKLRRELSAKNRIEEIIGNSSRMQEVFDMVHRVADSNATVLLRGESGTGKTLVAKALHHNSSRADGPFIVVNCSALPETLLESELFGHEKGAFTGATESKKGRFEMAEGGTLFLDEIGEISPAVQVKLLNVIQERTFQRLGSTKTITTDIRLVAATNRDLEKAVKEMVFREDLYYRLNVFPVYLPPLRERRTDILLLAEYFLDKYAQENSKEIKRITTPAIDLLVQYHWPGNVRELQNCMERAVLICDGAAIKSIHLPPSLQSADSIHSTKPLSLATAVENFERELIIEALKKNNGNQTKAAKSLETSLRIINYKIHSYGIEPKHFKVK; translated from the coding sequence ATGGGCACACCTACAATTGAACAGGAACAGGAATTTATAAATCTGACCTGTTTATACGAAATTACCCGCCATTTGGCGTCCGCTACCAGCCTCAAAGAGTGCCTGGAGAAAATAGTCACCACCCTTTCTGAGCGAAAAGAGATGGATAACGGCACGGTGACTATTATCAATCCGGGGACGGGAGAACTGGAAATCGAAGTCGCCCACGGTATTACTGCCGAAGCCAAGCGGCGCGGACGCTATAAGTTGGGCGAAGGCATTACCGGTAAGGTTGTGGCCACGGGGGAGCCTATCATTGTTCCTCAGATCGGTGAGGAACCCAACTTTCTCAACCGGACGCGTACCCGAGGGGATGAACGTAAAAAACGCAGCTCTTTTCTCTGTGTTCCTATTCTCGCTTCCCAACAATCAATCGGGGCGCTTTCCATTGACCGTGAATACAGCGAGGGGTTTGGGCTGCAGTCGGAAAATGATCTTCGTTTTCTCACCGTGGTCAGCTCGTTGATCGCCGAGACCGTGCAGCGCATTCAACGGGTCAATGAAGAAAAAGAGGCCCTGCGTCAGGAAAACTCTAAACTGCGACGTGAACTCTCTGCCAAAAACCGTATCGAGGAGATCATTGGTAACTCCTCCCGCATGCAGGAAGTTTTTGATATGGTTCATCGGGTGGCCGATTCAAATGCCACCGTGCTTTTGCGCGGTGAGTCCGGTACCGGTAAGACCCTGGTTGCCAAGGCCCTGCACCACAACTCCAGTCGTGCCGACGGGCCATTTATTGTGGTTAACTGCTCAGCCCTGCCGGAAACTCTGCTGGAGAGTGAACTTTTTGGTCATGAGAAGGGCGCCTTCACCGGGGCCACCGAGTCCAAAAAAGGGCGCTTCGAGATGGCTGAGGGCGGCACCCTGTTTCTCGATGAGATTGGCGAGATTAGCCCCGCCGTTCAGGTGAAGCTGTTAAATGTCATCCAGGAGCGGACCTTTCAGCGGTTGGGCTCCACCAAGACAATCACCACCGATATTCGTCTGGTTGCAGCCACCAACCGTGATCTGGAGAAGGCGGTGAAAGAGATGGTTTTTCGTGAAGATCTCTACTACCGACTCAACGTTTTCCCGGTCTACCTGCCTCCGCTGCGCGAACGACGGACCGATATTCTGCTTCTGGCCGAGTATTTTCTTGATAAGTATGCCCAGGAAAACAGTAAGGAGATCAAGCGGATCACCACACCGGCCATTGATCTCTTGGTACAGTATCACTGGCCGGGCAATGTTCGGGAGTTGCAGAACTGCATGGAACGGGCGGTGTTGATCTGCGATGGAGCGGCGATCAAGTCAATTCACCTGCCGCCTTCCCTGCAGAGCGCGGACTCGATCCATTCCACCAAGCCTCTTTCTCTGGCCACGGCGGTTGAAAATTTTGAGCGCGAGCTTATCATTGAAGCGCTGAAGAAAAATAACGGCAACCAGACCAAAGCCGCCAAAAGCCTGGAGACCAGCCTGCGAATCATCAATTACAAGATTCACAGCTATGGAATTGAACCCAAACACTTTAAGGTCAAGTAA
- a CDS encoding pimeloyl-ACP methyl esterase BioG family protein, with protein sequence MQMRWLRQTQNSQCLLFFGGWGMDPTPFQDVPAQGYDLVMVYDYRELEPFDWAPFLAYQQVHLIAWSMGVWMAAHLLKNHQDSFTSLTAIGGTLVPIDAQKGIPVTSYEGMLTGFDGDVLAQFYNNMFDDKGQLARFLAHKPQRTLEQLGQEMAAFQQAFNQFGREKDIYTRKIITSRDRIFSGRNQMRAWGKGKGMLRNWPHFPFFSIQDWGDLLVD encoded by the coding sequence ATGCAGATGAGATGGCTTAGGCAAACTCAGAATTCGCAGTGTCTGCTCTTTTTTGGGGGCTGGGGCATGGATCCCACCCCCTTTCAAGATGTTCCCGCTCAGGGGTATGATCTGGTTATGGTCTATGATTACCGCGAGCTGGAGCCATTTGATTGGGCGCCTTTTCTGGCCTACCAGCAGGTCCACCTTATTGCTTGGTCCATGGGGGTCTGGATGGCGGCCCATCTGCTGAAAAATCATCAGGACTCCTTTACTTCCCTGACGGCCATTGGCGGAACCCTCGTCCCCATTGATGCCCAGAAAGGCATTCCAGTCACAAGCTACGAGGGCATGCTTACTGGATTTGACGGGGATGTTCTGGCGCAATTTTATAACAACATGTTTGATGACAAGGGACAGCTTGCTCGTTTTCTTGCACACAAACCGCAGAGAACGCTTGAGCAATTAGGCCAGGAGATGGCTGCTTTTCAGCAGGCATTTAACCAATTTGGAAGAGAAAAGGATATTTACACCCGAAAAATTATTACCAGTCGGGATCGAATTTTTTCCGGTCGCAACCAAATGCGAGCTTGGGGGAAAGGAAAGGGGATGCTTCGCAACTGGCCGCATTTTCCATTTTTTTCAATACAGGATTGGGGCGACCTGCTGGTTGATTAA